Proteins co-encoded in one Gossypium arboreum isolate Shixiya-1 chromosome 11, ASM2569848v2, whole genome shotgun sequence genomic window:
- the LOC108471410 gene encoding blue copper protein 1a-like has translation MAVHRSLVIFAIVAFMAPTISLAMDYVVGDDNGWKLEVNYTDWAKDKQFYVGDTLLFKYNNASHNVYKVTGDDFNSCNVPSNNSLGLFTGNDKINLAAAGKKWYICGVTGHCNQGMKLKITVLDGTAPAPPPNAASTLLAKATNFRIVLGMTLSIAAALIMV, from the exons ATGGCTGTTCATCGTTCATTAGTTATTTTTGCAATTGTTGCTTTCATGGCTCCGACAATCTCATTGGCTATGGATTATGTCGTGGGTGATGATAATGGGTGGAAGTTAGAAGTTAATTATACAGATTGGGCTAAAGACAAACAGTTCTATGTTGGAGATACTCTTC TTTTCAAGTACAACAATGCTAGTCACAACGTTTACAAAGTGACGGGAGATGACTTCAACAGCTGCAATGTTCCATCAAACAATAGTTTGGGATTATTCACAGGAAACGACAAAATTAACTTGGCAGCCGCCGGTAAAAAATGGTACATTTGTGGTGTTACCGGCCATTGTAATCAAGGGATGAAGCTTAAGATCACGGTGCTAGACGGTACTGCCCCTGCTCCTCCTCCTAACGCTGCTTCAACATTACTTGCCAAAGCGACCAATTTCCGGATAGTGTTAGGGATGACTTTATCCATCGCGGCTGCATTGATCATGGTCTAG